A genomic stretch from Deinococcota bacterium includes:
- a CDS encoding tripartite tricarboxylate transporter substrate-binding protein: MIGSLKRLLPLLLVPCLGLALAQGATPSNVLCIAPSDPGGGWDFTCRSIAPILSELGLVQGQIRTQNMAGAGGGVAYAHVVGQQEGNENLIVAASTATTTRIAQGQFTGFDEDDVRWVAAVGADYGVIAVAPDSPYDSLPELMDALQENPGSVTFVGGSAIGGWDHIKVLLAAQEAGVEEVGAVRYVSFSSGGPAIVEILGGRAEAFTGDVSEALPQIEAGNLKVLAVLSEERLGGLLEDVPTAREQGLDVVGANWRGFYVPAGVSDEVYDYWVEAFRQLEESEAYEVLRERSGLADFWRGGEEMTQFVYNQVETIRELSAQIEGN, from the coding sequence ATGATTGGTTCGCTCAAACGACTCTTGCCCCTACTCCTCGTCCCCTGTCTGGGGCTGGCGCTGGCGCAGGGCGCTACCCCGAGCAACGTGCTCTGCATCGCCCCCTCCGACCCGGGCGGCGGCTGGGACTTCACCTGCCGCAGCATCGCCCCGATTCTCAGCGAGCTCGGACTGGTGCAGGGGCAGATCCGCACCCAGAATATGGCGGGCGCGGGCGGCGGCGTCGCCTACGCCCACGTGGTCGGTCAGCAAGAGGGCAACGAGAACCTGATCGTGGCGGCCTCGACCGCGACCACCACCCGCATCGCCCAAGGCCAGTTCACCGGCTTCGACGAGGACGACGTGCGCTGGGTGGCGGCGGTCGGCGCCGACTACGGAGTGATCGCCGTCGCACCTGACAGCCCCTACGATAGCCTCCCCGAACTCATGGACGCCCTTCAGGAGAACCCGGGCAGCGTGACCTTCGTGGGTGGCTCGGCGATCGGCGGTTGGGACCACATCAAGGTGCTTCTCGCCGCGCAGGAAGCCGGCGTCGAGGAGGTCGGCGCTGTTCGCTACGTCTCCTTCTCGAGCGGTGGCCCCGCCATCGTGGAGATTCTGGGAGGTCGCGCCGAGGCCTTTACGGGCGACGTGTCCGAGGCCCTCCCGCAGATCGAGGCCGGCAATCTCAAGGTCTTAGCGGTTCTCTCCGAGGAGCGCCTCGGCGGCCTGCTGGAAGACGTGCCCACCGCCCGGGAGCAGGGACTCGACGTGGTCGGCGCGAACTGGCGCGGCTTCTACGTGCCGGCGGGCGTCTCGGACGAGGTCTACGACTATTGGGTCGAGGCCTTCAGGCAACTCGAGGAGTCCGAAGCGTACGAGGTGCTGCGCGAGAGGAGCGGCCTGGCGGACTTCTGGCGCGGCGGCGAGGAGATGACTCAGTTCGTCTACAACCAGGTCGAGACGATCCGCGAGCTGTCAGCGCAGATCGAAGGCAACTAG
- a CDS encoding SLC13 family permease, with translation MAEQLIVFGTLVAALALFIWGRWRYDLVAMTALLTVTVTGVVDGQTAFSGFGHPAVITVAAVLIISRSLTRAGLADLLAGWMSKVANRPSLQVAALSGLATLLSAFMNNVGALALLLPVALSMARKSGLSPSVLLMPLAFGTLLGGMTTLIGTPPNIIISTFRGETGSLGFRMFDFTPVGVGVALTGLLFMSLVGWRLIPQRKGRTTTEDLFDIKGYLTEVQVPPVSPLAGKPLRELGRLIKKDSDVTVVGIIRSKRRILAPSAFEIIREDDVLIVEADSETLQALTETAGFRLVGSKDLGQEVLGSDEVGTFEAVVAPGTLMEGRTATDLTLRRRFGLNLLAVSRQGERLRARLNRIRFRAGDVLLLQGDSLTFREALPALGCLPLQRRELRLGQRRRLFLTLSIFVVAIAVNIAGLLPAQVSLATAALVIVLLKILSLRETYESINWSVLVLIGAMIPVGTALETTGGAQLLADGMLRLTGGLAPVWSLTLLLVGTMCLTDIINNSAAAVLLAPIAIGMAQGLGVSADPFLMAVAIGASCAFLTPIGHQSNTLVMGPGGYKFSDYWRMGLPLEILIVLVSVPLLLLFWPL, from the coding sequence ATGGCCGAGCAACTCATCGTTTTTGGAACCCTAGTAGCCGCGCTCGCCCTGTTCATCTGGGGCCGCTGGCGTTATGACCTTGTCGCCATGACGGCGTTGCTCACCGTCACCGTAACGGGTGTCGTAGACGGCCAGACAGCTTTCTCCGGCTTTGGTCATCCGGCCGTCATCACGGTCGCGGCGGTGCTCATCATCAGTCGCAGTTTGACCAGAGCCGGCCTCGCTGACCTACTGGCGGGGTGGATGTCCAAAGTAGCGAACCGTCCGAGCCTTCAGGTCGCGGCGCTCTCCGGTCTAGCCACGCTTCTGTCTGCCTTCATGAACAACGTGGGCGCCTTGGCTTTGCTCTTGCCGGTCGCCCTCAGCATGGCGCGCAAGAGCGGATTGTCACCGTCGGTCCTGCTCATGCCCCTAGCCTTCGGGACGCTGCTCGGCGGCATGACGACCTTGATCGGCACGCCACCCAACATCATCATCTCGACCTTTCGGGGGGAAACGGGCAGTTTGGGATTTCGCATGTTCGACTTTACACCGGTGGGAGTCGGGGTCGCGCTGACGGGGCTGCTGTTCATGTCTCTCGTGGGCTGGCGCCTCATCCCGCAGCGCAAAGGCCGGACCACCACTGAGGATCTCTTTGACATCAAGGGCTACCTGACCGAAGTGCAGGTGCCCCCAGTGTCGCCCTTGGCCGGCAAGCCGCTGCGCGAGCTGGGCAGGTTGATCAAAAAAGACAGTGACGTGACCGTGGTGGGTATCATCCGTAGTAAGCGACGGATCCTGGCGCCCTCAGCCTTCGAGATTATCCGCGAGGATGACGTCTTGATCGTCGAAGCGGACTCGGAAACCCTGCAGGCGCTGACAGAAACAGCCGGCTTCAGGCTCGTCGGCAGCAAAGACCTGGGCCAAGAGGTGCTGGGTTCCGACGAGGTAGGCACTTTTGAAGCGGTGGTTGCTCCAGGCACGCTCATGGAGGGCAGAACGGCCACGGACCTCACCTTGCGGCGGCGCTTCGGCCTGAACCTCTTGGCGGTCTCCCGACAGGGCGAACGGCTGAGGGCGCGTCTCAACCGCATCCGCTTCCGGGCGGGCGACGTTCTGCTCTTGCAGGGCGACAGCCTCACCTTTCGAGAGGCCTTGCCCGCGCTGGGCTGCTTGCCTTTGCAACGGCGGGAACTACGCTTGGGCCAGAGGCGCCGGCTCTTCCTCACCCTCAGCATCTTCGTCGTGGCGATCGCCGTGAATATTGCCGGCCTGCTGCCCGCTCAGGTCTCCCTGGCCACGGCGGCTCTGGTAATCGTGCTCCTCAAGATTCTCTCCTTGAGGGAGACATACGAGAGCATCAACTGGTCGGTGCTGGTGCTCATCGGCGCGATGATCCCGGTCGGGACGGCACTTGAAACCACCGGCGGTGCGCAACTCCTCGCGGACGGCATGCTGAGGCTCACGGGTGGTCTTGCGCCCGTGTGGTCGCTCACCCTCTTGCTCGTCGGCACCATGTGTCTCACGGACATCATCAACAACTCGGCGGCGGCAGTCCTGCTGGCGCCCATCGCCATCGGTATGGCTCAGGGCTTGGGCGTGTCCGCAGACCCCTTCTTGATGGCGGTTGCCATCGGCGCTTCCTGCGCCTTTCTCACCCCCATAGGCCACCAGTCCAACACGCTGGTGATGGGGCCCGGTGGGTACAAGTTCAGTGATTACTGGCGCATGGGCTTGCCGCTGGAAATTCTCATCGTGCTGGTAAGCGTCCCGCTGCTTCTCCTCTTTTGGCCGTTGTAG
- a CDS encoding tripartite tricarboxylate transporter TctB family protein, translating to MSDRVTAALLLLLALWFGYEAWSFRATFFTDPVGARAVPLAIAVILVPLAIFLFVRAQPTAKWPPRQVWPALVVGLLTFVVYAYLLEPLGFMLATTLFFVVFGGLFKAKLWQGAVAGIGFSVALYMVFVWGLDLYLPVGDLFERFF from the coding sequence ATGAGCGACCGGGTTACGGCTGCCTTGCTACTCTTGCTGGCCCTTTGGTTTGGCTACGAAGCGTGGAGCTTCCGGGCCACCTTCTTCACCGACCCGGTCGGTGCGCGCGCCGTTCCTCTCGCCATCGCGGTGATCCTTGTGCCCCTGGCTATCTTTTTGTTTGTGCGGGCCCAGCCCACCGCCAAGTGGCCGCCGCGCCAGGTCTGGCCGGCACTGGTTGTCGGGCTCTTGACCTTTGTCGTGTATGCTTATCTTCTCGAGCCGCTCGGCTTCATGCTGGCGACGACCCTCTTTTTCGTCGTGTTCGGAGGCCTTTTCAAGGCCAAACTGTGGCAGGGGGCAGTAGCCGGTATCGGCTTTTCGGTCGCACTTTATATGGTCTTCGTCTGGGGGCTCGATCTCTATCTGCCGGTAGGCGACCTCTTCGAGAGGTTCTTCTAG
- a CDS encoding cation:proton antiporter regulatory subunit gives MASTFQESDLPGIGRKFQLVTRSGDKLVVVVHDDGKRELYHFYHGNPDESISMISLSDQEARQLAGIIGGMSYQPKALESTELELQDLLIEWIKVHPGSPASGKTIAELGVRETTGANIIAIVEGDETIISPGPHQSLRADVTLVVAGDRRQVRAFKQLINSNA, from the coding sequence ATGGCATCAACCTTTCAGGAGTCGGACCTGCCGGGCATCGGCCGGAAGTTTCAGCTCGTCACGCGCAGCGGTGACAAACTCGTGGTGGTGGTCCACGATGACGGCAAGCGCGAGCTTTACCACTTCTATCACGGTAACCCTGACGAGAGCATCTCCATGATAAGCCTGAGCGACCAGGAGGCCCGGCAGCTCGCCGGCATCATCGGCGGCATGAGTTACCAGCCCAAAGCCCTGGAGTCTACCGAGCTCGAGCTGCAGGACCTGCTCATCGAGTGGATCAAGGTCCATCCAGGGTCCCCGGCGAGTGGTAAGACGATTGCCGAGCTTGGCGTGCGCGAGACGACGGGCGCGAACATCATCGCCATTGTAGAGGGCGACGAGACCATCATCAGCCCTGGTCCGCACCAAAGCCTGCGCGCGGATGTCACGCTCGTCGTTGCGGGTGACCGCAGACAGGTGAGGGCCTTTAAGCAGCTCATCAACAGCAACGCCTAA